A genome region from Hoplias malabaricus isolate fHopMal1 chromosome 8, fHopMal1.hap1, whole genome shotgun sequence includes the following:
- the snapc1b gene encoding snRNA-activating protein complex subunit 1b: MENYRRSVEQDCEQILSRFQSTDSVRYEEFSAIWRHMNFSSIFYGRLEHSESRSFTRLVFSIVGPYFLPPHTFQIRVGGLYLLYGLYNTQLNSPKEKIRLALKNWDDVMELHRDAVNAQHYDVVYILKQLLSEKAFYFTAMPDPLFFNIKWKRGKTSQQVDETFMDRPSRPQQAISTDVLEELANVHEHYKKLKQAVLGEKHKSELSLIRQNLEPKLRGAVLTFHQWQNNQAEFDKFAGEGTSSQEESSHRAQLLESIKFGAYGTAVKACQSLSYRQGEVTKAAMDTEPTGKVSNYKKKVSSLKKRTEQQFMEQINQNKDLMDVSKLWCLTTLKGKTKARRKNRRFSFKQRNRTMSRHHQT; the protein is encoded by the exons ATGGAGAACTACAGGAGAAGTGTAGAGCAGGACTGCGAGCAGATCCTCAGCCGCTTTCAGTCCACAGACTCGGTCAGATACGAAGAGTTCTCCGCCATCTGGAGACACATGAACTTCTCCAGCATCTTTTA CGGTCGATTAGAGCACAGTGAGAGTCGATCCTTCACACGTCTGGTGTTTTCCATTGTGGGTCCGTACTTCTTGCCGCCACACACCTTCCAGATCAGAGTAGGAGGGCTTTACCTTCTTTACGGCCTCTACAACACCCAGCTCAACAGTCCCAAAGAGAAG ATTCGCTTGGCACTGAAAAACTGGGATGATGTGATGGAGCTTCATCGGGATGCAGTTAATGCCCAACATTATGACGTGGTGTATATCCTGAAACAACTCCTGTCTGAAAAAGCCTTCTACTTCACAGCCATGCCAGACCCG CTGTTCTTTAACATCAAGTGGAAACGAGGGAAGACTTCTCAGCAGGTGGATGAAACCTTCATGGATCGGCCCTCCCGTCCACAGCAGGCCATCAGCACCGACGTGCTAGAG GAGCTGGCTAATGTTCATGAGCACTACAAGAAGCTGAAGCAAGCTGTTTTAGGAGAGAAGCATAAATCTGAGCTCAGTCTTATCAGACAGAACCTGGAGCCCAAACTCCGCGGCGCTGTGCTCACATTTCATCAGTGGCAGAATAACCAAGCT GAGTTTGACAAATTTGCAGGAGAAGGAACGTCAAGTCAGGAGGAG AGTTCTCACAGAGCCCAGCTTCTGGAATCCATCAAATTTGGAGCCTATGGAACTGCTGTGAAG GCTTGTCAGTCTCTGAGTTACAGACAAGGGGAGGTGACCAAGGCAGCCATGGATACTGAACCCACAGGAAAGGTCTCAAACTACAAGAAGAAAGTCTCGTCTCTTAAGAAACGCACTGAACAGCAATTTATGGAACAAA TAAACCAAAACAAAGACCTGATGGACGTCTCCAAGTTGTGGTGCCTGACTACACTGAAGGGGAAGACTAAAG caaGGAGAAAGAACAGACGCTTCAgctttaaacaaagaaacaggACAATGAGTAGACATCACCAGACCTGA